The DNA segment GAATAATCCCATGCATGCTTTAGAGCGGCCAGGAATCGGTCCTGCTCTTCCTCTTCAAGAGGGAGCTGCAAAGTCTCTTCGCCTGTTTCAACGCCGGAACCGGACTCTTTCCAGTCCGAAGGTTCAGGAACCTCGCGGAAATGACTTTTAAATCTGGAAATACGCTCGACAGTCTTAGCCATTCTTTCTTCATCAGGCGGCCAGATAAGATAATCAACAGCTCCAAGCTCAAAAGCCTGATAAGCTTTGGTCTCATCTTCCGCGATAAAAATAAGGCCCGGTTTATTCTTGCTGGCCCCCATAGCCTGCGCCAGTTCTATTCCGCTGATCCCTTCAGGAAAATCAAGGGCAACAAAAATAATACCGTAACCGACTTCTTTATGCAGCTCGAGAGCTTCGTCAGCGAGTACCGTTTCACCGAGAACACGCACAACTTTCACACCTCGCAGGCTCTGCCGGATAACCGAGCGGACCTCTGCGTCCGGGTGGAGAATTAAAGTCTTGAGACTGGGCAAAACTTCTCCTTAACAA comes from the Maridesulfovibrio ferrireducens genome and includes:
- a CDS encoding LytR/AlgR family response regulator transcription factor, translating into MPSLKTLILHPDAEVRSVIRQSLRGVKVVRVLGETVLADEALELHKEVGYGIIFVALDFPEGISGIELAQAMGASKNKPGLIFIAEDETKAYQAFELGAVDYLIWPPDEERMAKTVERISRFKSHFREVPEPSDWKESGSGVETGEETLQLPLEEEEQDRFLAALKHAWDYSQTRQPEIEKLPVNQDGRMILIPYTQIIFVEAYEDYSYVHTATQKFLTSHRLKTLEERLEPHRFFRVHRKYLVNLEMVTEIASLPGSNFMLRTAGRTRIELPISRRRIGKLKQILGM